A portion of the Stella humosa genome contains these proteins:
- a CDS encoding FAD assembly factor SdhE — MDVRLKKLLFRSAHRGTKEIDLILGGFAAARLESLSPDQLDRYEALIETQDPNLYDWLVGLAPVPAEYDTDVLALIRAHHRLVETP; from the coding sequence ATGGATGTGCGGCTAAAGAAGCTGCTTTTTCGCAGCGCCCATCGCGGCACCAAGGAGATCGACCTGATTCTCGGCGGCTTCGCGGCTGCCCGGCTCGAATCCTTGTCGCCCGACCAGCTTGATCGCTACGAGGCGCTGATCGAGACGCAGGACCCCAACCTGTACGACTGGCTCGTCGGGCTGGCGCCGGTGCCGGCTGAGTACGACACCGACGTGCTGGCGCTGATCCGCGCCCATCATCGGCTGGTGGAAACCCCGTGA
- the recG gene encoding ATP-dependent DNA helicase RecG gives MRPEPLFPLFAPVTSLPGLGQRLGALVERVAGARVVDLLWHLPVGIVDRRYAPTLAEVEEGRIATLTVTVDGHQPGEGRRPHRVRCSDGTGSITLVFFHARREQMERAFPIGSTRLVSGRVERFGDDLQMPHPDRVGPPEEAGSIQTVEPVHALTAGLPPAVLRRSIAAAVQRAPSLPEWLDPAWKARQGWADWRVALAAAHAPTDEEGLQPGEPARARLAFDELLASQLALNLLRRRQRRVAGRPRTGDGHLRRLVLDALPYRLTGAQDRCVAEILADMATPTRMLRLLQGDVGSGKTIVALLAMLTAVEAGGQAALMAPTDLLARQHLARLAPLAAAAGLEVGFLSGRDKGKAREATLGRLADGSLRLVVGTHALFQDDVQFEALGLAVIDEQHRFGVHQRLMLARKGDAVDVLVTTATPIPRTLLLTAYGDIDVSRIDEKPPGRRPVATVALPAERLDEVVSAVDRAMATGAKVYWVCPLIEESDLVDMAAATLRAQQLEARFPGRVALIHGRMKGAERDAAMAGFADGATAILVATTVIEVGVDIPDATVMVIEHAEHFGLAQLHQLRGRIGRGSRPSTCILLHTPPLGETARARLRIMRETEDGFRIAEEDLRLRGGGEVLGTRQSGMPDFRLADPAAHADLMQAAHDDARMIVERDPELRGPRGEALRMLLYLFERDAAIRYVRSG, from the coding sequence CTGCGACCCGAACCGCTCTTTCCCCTCTTCGCCCCGGTCACCAGCCTGCCGGGCCTGGGCCAGCGCCTGGGCGCGCTCGTCGAGCGAGTCGCCGGTGCGCGCGTGGTCGACCTGCTGTGGCACCTGCCGGTCGGCATCGTCGACCGCCGCTATGCGCCCACCCTGGCCGAGGTCGAGGAAGGACGGATCGCCACCCTGACGGTCACGGTCGACGGCCATCAGCCGGGCGAGGGCCGGCGGCCCCATCGCGTGCGCTGCTCGGACGGAACCGGCAGCATCACGCTGGTCTTCTTCCACGCCCGGCGGGAGCAGATGGAGCGCGCCTTCCCCATCGGCAGCACGCGCCTGGTCAGCGGCCGGGTCGAGCGCTTCGGCGACGACCTGCAGATGCCGCACCCCGATCGCGTCGGGCCGCCCGAGGAAGCCGGTTCAATCCAGACGGTGGAGCCGGTTCACGCCCTGACCGCCGGGCTGCCGCCGGCCGTGCTGCGCCGGTCGATCGCCGCTGCCGTGCAGCGCGCGCCCAGCCTGCCGGAATGGCTCGATCCGGCGTGGAAGGCTCGCCAGGGCTGGGCCGACTGGCGCGTAGCACTGGCGGCTGCCCACGCCCCGACCGACGAGGAGGGCTTGCAGCCGGGCGAGCCCGCCCGCGCGCGCCTCGCCTTCGACGAGCTGCTGGCGAGCCAACTAGCCCTGAACCTGCTGCGCCGCCGCCAGCGGCGGGTGGCCGGCCGGCCGCGTACCGGCGACGGCCATCTGCGCCGCCTGGTGCTGGATGCCCTGCCCTATCGCCTGACGGGCGCCCAGGACCGCTGCGTCGCCGAGATCCTGGCCGACATGGCAACCCCCACCCGCATGCTGCGCCTGCTCCAGGGCGATGTTGGCAGCGGCAAGACGATCGTGGCCCTGCTGGCCATGCTGACCGCGGTTGAAGCCGGCGGCCAGGCCGCCCTGATGGCGCCGACCGACCTGCTGGCGCGCCAGCACCTGGCACGCCTGGCCCCGCTGGCGGCCGCCGCCGGGCTGGAAGTCGGCTTCCTGTCCGGCCGCGACAAGGGCAAGGCGCGCGAGGCGACGCTGGGCCGGCTGGCCGACGGCAGCCTGCGCCTGGTCGTGGGCACCCACGCCCTGTTCCAGGACGACGTGCAGTTCGAGGCGCTGGGGCTGGCGGTGATCGACGAGCAGCACCGCTTCGGCGTCCACCAGCGGCTGATGCTGGCGCGCAAGGGCGACGCCGTCGACGTGCTGGTGACGACGGCCACGCCGATCCCGCGCACCCTGCTGCTGACGGCCTATGGCGACATCGACGTGTCGCGCATCGACGAAAAGCCGCCCGGCCGCCGGCCCGTCGCGACCGTGGCGCTGCCGGCCGAGCGGCTGGACGAGGTGGTGTCGGCGGTCGACCGGGCGATGGCCACCGGCGCCAAGGTCTATTGGGTGTGCCCGCTGATCGAGGAAAGCGACCTGGTCGACATGGCCGCGGCCACGCTCCGCGCCCAGCAGTTGGAGGCGCGCTTTCCCGGCCGCGTCGCCCTGATCCACGGCCGCATGAAGGGGGCGGAGCGGGATGCCGCCATGGCCGGCTTCGCCGACGGAGCGACGGCGATCCTGGTGGCGACGACCGTGATCGAGGTCGGCGTCGACATCCCCGACGCCACCGTCATGGTGATCGAGCATGCCGAGCATTTCGGCCTGGCCCAGTTGCACCAGTTGCGCGGCCGCATCGGCCGCGGGTCGCGCCCGTCGACCTGCATCCTGCTGCACACCCCGCCCTTGGGCGAGACGGCGCGCGCGCGGCTGCGCATCATGCGCGAGACGGAGGACGGCTTCCGCATCGCCGAGGAGGACCTGCGCCTGCGCGGCGGCGGCGAGGTGCTGGGCACCCGGCAGAGCGGCATGCCCGACTTTCGCCTGGCCGATCCGGCCGCCCATGCCGACCTGATGCAGGCCGCCCATGACGATGCCCGCATGATCGTCGAGCGCGACCCCGAACTGAGAGGCCCGCGCGGCGAGGCCCTGCGCATGCTGCTTTATCTGTTCGAGCGCGACGCCGCGATCCGCTACGTCCGCTCGGGCTGA
- a CDS encoding DUF502 domain-containing protein, whose protein sequence is MERETGKAPATLRRWRIGLAARIRAYFLAGVLVTAPIGITIYLAWLVVAYVDDVVARFLPERYNPETYLPFSVPGLGLLIAFALVTLIGAFAAGYVGRLVLRVSEAVFVRTPFLRGIYGAIKQMLETVLSQKSTAFREVVLVEFPRTDMWSIAFLTGARLDAAQSTRSGELVGVFVPTTPMPTSGYLVYLPESQIVRMPMSIEEGLKLVLSGGLVVPPTLPQPDRHQPAPVQPAAPQPERT, encoded by the coding sequence ATGGAGCGGGAGACCGGCAAGGCCCCGGCGACGTTGCGGCGATGGCGAATCGGGCTGGCCGCCCGCATCCGCGCCTATTTCCTGGCCGGTGTGCTGGTCACTGCTCCCATCGGCATCACGATCTATCTGGCCTGGCTGGTCGTCGCCTATGTCGACGATGTCGTCGCCCGGTTCCTGCCAGAGCGCTACAATCCCGAAACCTATCTGCCCTTCTCGGTTCCCGGGCTGGGGCTTCTGATCGCCTTTGCCCTGGTGACGCTGATCGGGGCGTTCGCCGCCGGCTATGTCGGCCGGTTGGTGCTGCGGGTAAGCGAGGCGGTCTTCGTCCGCACCCCCTTCCTGCGTGGCATCTACGGCGCCATCAAGCAGATGCTGGAGACGGTGCTGTCGCAGAAATCGACCGCCTTCCGCGAGGTCGTGCTGGTGGAGTTTCCACGCACGGACATGTGGAGCATCGCCTTCCTCACCGGCGCCCGGCTCGATGCCGCCCAGTCGACCCGTTCCGGTGAACTGGTCGGCGTCTTCGTGCCGACCACGCCGATGCCGACCTCCGGATATCTGGTGTATTTGCCGGAGTCCCAGATCGTCCGGATGCCGATGTCGATCGAGGAAGGGCTGAAGCTCGTGCTGTCGGGTGGGCTCGTGGTCCCGCCGACGCTGCCGCAGCCGGACAGGCATCAGCCCGCCCCCGTTCAGCCCGCCGCGCCTCAGCCCGAGCGGACGTAG
- a CDS encoding cation diffusion facilitator family transporter, with product MRVPTPEELGQERMIRNGLAVDIVMWSGYLGLALWTGALTIVAECLQSGITLGLSALSLVVLWRINRGRLADYDFGTGKLEQAVSLLTALAIIGGSLFVMAEIAARFRHFEETESAGLLVALGVVALDFVVDVTVLTGMRRAATGTVSPVVDAERKARLTRCVASSVVVMSVAVSALLGGRVGIWADLVGSAFLSLFMLWLAFGIVRRVLPDLLDKALDEELQLHINRALVGHFDRYESLGQVRSRRAGSRLVVEIELGFAAALPLGEVVERLAALRAELERDLPGSHVVLIPTVAA from the coding sequence TTGCGTGTCCCTACCCCGGAAGAACTGGGCCAGGAGCGGATGATCCGCAACGGCCTGGCGGTCGATATCGTGATGTGGAGCGGCTATCTCGGCCTTGCGCTGTGGACGGGTGCGCTGACCATCGTCGCCGAATGCCTGCAGAGCGGCATCACGCTGGGCCTGTCGGCGTTGTCGCTGGTCGTGCTGTGGCGGATCAATCGCGGCCGGCTGGCCGACTATGATTTCGGCACCGGCAAGCTGGAACAGGCGGTCAGCCTGCTGACGGCACTCGCCATCATCGGCGGCTCCCTGTTCGTGATGGCCGAGATCGCCGCGCGGTTTCGCCATTTCGAGGAGACCGAGTCCGCCGGGCTGCTGGTGGCGCTGGGGGTCGTGGCACTCGACTTCGTGGTCGATGTCACGGTGCTGACCGGCATGCGCCGGGCGGCGACCGGAACCGTGTCCCCGGTGGTCGATGCCGAGCGCAAGGCCCGCCTGACGCGCTGCGTCGCCTCGTCGGTGGTGGTGATGAGCGTGGCCGTGTCGGCGCTGCTGGGCGGACGGGTCGGCATCTGGGCCGATCTGGTGGGCTCTGCCTTCCTGTCGCTGTTCATGCTGTGGCTGGCGTTCGGCATCGTCCGCCGGGTGCTGCCAGATCTCCTCGACAAGGCGCTCGACGAGGAATTGCAGCTCCACATCAACCGCGCCCTGGTCGGGCATTTCGACCGCTATGAGAGCCTGGGCCAGGTGCGCTCGCGCCGGGCCGGCAGCCGGCTGGTGGTGGAGATCGAGCTGGGATTCGCCGCCGCCCTGCCGCTGGGCGAGGTGGTGGAACGCCTGGCAGCCCTGCGCGCGGAGCTGGAGCGCGACCTGCCGGGCAGCCATGTCGTGCTGATCCCCACCGTCGCCGCCTGA
- a CDS encoding DUF1194 domain-containing protein: MRLAAILVAAALSSLAPAAPAHAQAAVDLALVLAVDGSSSIDDREFRLQMRGYADAFRNPRVVQAATTGASHRIVVTLVQWSNLHDQRQAVPWTLVEDAQSAGRLADLIENAAREVPAGSTSISGAIDFSARLLGDRRWQPARRVIDVSGDGLNNMGRQPSAARDAAVAAGISVNGLAITTEVPALDIYYEDNVIGGPGAFALATDSFENFPEAILKKLLREIVGLPGGPSIAEVPPAP, from the coding sequence TTGAGACTGGCCGCCATCCTCGTTGCCGCAGCGCTGTCCAGCCTGGCGCCGGCCGCGCCCGCCCATGCCCAGGCTGCGGTCGACCTGGCCCTGGTGCTGGCGGTCGACGGATCGAGCAGCATCGACGACCGCGAGTTCCGCCTGCAGATGCGCGGCTATGCCGACGCCTTTCGCAACCCGCGCGTCGTCCAGGCCGCCACCACCGGCGCCAGCCACCGCATCGTCGTCACCCTGGTGCAGTGGTCGAACCTGCACGACCAGCGCCAGGCCGTGCCGTGGACATTGGTCGAGGATGCCCAGTCCGCCGGCCGGCTGGCCGACCTGATCGAGAATGCCGCGCGCGAGGTGCCGGCCGGCAGCACGTCGATCAGCGGCGCCATCGACTTTTCGGCGCGCCTGCTGGGCGACCGCCGGTGGCAGCCGGCCCGGCGCGTCATCGACGTGTCCGGCGACGGGCTCAACAACATGGGCCGCCAGCCCTCGGCCGCCCGCGACGCGGCGGTGGCGGCGGGCATCTCGGTGAACGGGCTGGCGATCACGACCGAGGTGCCGGCGCTCGACATCTACTACGAGGACAACGTCATCGGCGGACCAGGCGCCTTTGCGCTGGCCACCGACTCGTTCGAGAATTTCCCCGAGGCGATCCTGAAGAAGCTGCTGCGCGAGATCGTCGGGCTGCCGGGCGGCCCCTCGATCGCCGAGGTGCCGCCCGCCCCTTAG